In a genomic window of Brassica rapa cultivar Chiifu-401-42 chromosome A10, CAAS_Brap_v3.01, whole genome shotgun sequence:
- the LOC117129302 gene encoding oleosin-B6-like — protein MPPRHAHRGGHYLPIPISSSSDSSPSSTPAPLLTPSFEATPSGSSFETDPSEGSYDQTPEHIPLSPDPYFMDIEVDVVHDSPVHGDHPAAPASPAADIPPAPAAHIPPAPAAPIPAAQPQPAPTDPAMIALLELMAEMVNSQYQALNAQREAQRAQPAPVPTTSHPDFLKIVMIMKNLGTKHYQGGTDPFKADAWLHNLEQNFVATSSAAFCYAARTRR, from the exons atgccACCGAGACATGCACATCGTGGTGGACATTATCTACCGATAcctatttcatcatcttcagactccTCGCCGTCATCTACTCCGGCACCACTTCTGACTCCTAGCTTTGAGGCTACACCTTCAGGCTCTAGCTTTGAGACTGACCCGTCTGAAGGGTCATATGATCAGACACCAGAGCACATTCCTTTGTCTCCAGACCCATACTTTATGGACATCGAGGTGGATGTGGTACACGATAGTCCAGTGCATGGAGATCATCCCGCAGCTCCTGCATCTCCTGCCGCTGATATTCCACCAGCTCCTGCCGCTCATATTCCACCGGCCCCTGCCGCACCTATTCCGGCAGCACAACCTCAACCAGCGCCAACAGATCCAGCTATGAtagcacttctggaactgatggctgagatggtgaattCGCAATATCAAGCATTGAATGCACAGCGAGAAGCACAGCGTGCTCAGCCAGCTCCAGTACCTACCACTTCTCACCCGGACTTCctgaagatagtcatgattatgaagaacttggggACGAAGCATTACCAGGGAGGCACTGATCCCTTTAAAGCTGATGCGTGGCTTCACAATCTCGAGCAGAACTTTGTTGCAACCT CCTCAGCCGCATTCTGCTATGCAGCGAGGACGAGGAGGTAG